One stretch of Methylopila sp. 73B DNA includes these proteins:
- a CDS encoding aminoglycoside phosphotransferase family protein, whose product MPDDLIERERRNARLAYEAGVPTWRVDGPTAVSAGRSVVGSFEAGRPLSRILRWRPHRALPLIRRMARLHAQIHATPPDTTFDKKSVSAEGALRRLRRLAPEADFDRVPQLIGASESGFCHGDLSPSNVLWDGERMLALDWARSGFGALTADAGRTAAIIFASRRIGTPAPAPMGRAYRRLLATEYMAAYCAETGRSLDEVRAWAAVFLESKATSGPDVGRRAGLVAEVVHLVQPAAAER is encoded by the coding sequence GTGCCCGACGATCTGATCGAGCGCGAGCGCCGCAACGCGCGGCTGGCGTACGAGGCGGGCGTCCCGACCTGGCGCGTCGACGGGCCGACGGCCGTGTCGGCGGGGCGATCGGTCGTCGGCTCGTTCGAAGCCGGGCGTCCCTTGTCGCGCATCCTGCGCTGGCGGCCCCACCGCGCCCTGCCGCTCATCCGCCGCATGGCGCGCCTCCACGCGCAGATCCATGCGACGCCGCCGGACACCACGTTCGACAAGAAGAGCGTTTCGGCCGAGGGCGCCCTCAGGCGGCTTCGACGGCTCGCGCCGGAGGCCGATTTCGACCGCGTGCCGCAGTTGATCGGCGCGTCGGAGAGCGGCTTCTGCCACGGCGATCTCTCGCCCTCGAACGTGCTGTGGGACGGCGAGCGGATGCTTGCGCTTGACTGGGCCCGGTCCGGCTTCGGGGCTCTGACCGCGGACGCCGGCCGCACCGCTGCGATCATCTTTGCGTCGCGGCGGATCGGAACGCCGGCGCCTGCGCCGATGGGGCGCGCCTATCGCCGGCTGCTCGCGACCGAATACATGGCGGCCTATTGCGCCGAGACCGGCCGGTCGCTTGACGAGGTGCGAGCCTGGGCGGCGGTGTTTCTGGAGTCGAAGGCGACCTCGGGCCCGGATGTCGGACGTCGCGCCGGGCTTGTCGCCGAGGTTGTCCACCTGGTTCAGCCAGCCGCCGCAGAGCGCTGA
- a CDS encoding aa3-type cytochrome c oxidase subunit IV, which produces MAGTTEFATATGNDYAEHERTYAAVMKMSKVGTAMIVLVVISLAIGGVTGPWWLCGLGIVLSIIGGVIGAVSQKGTIIPIAVATLAVVALWYVV; this is translated from the coding sequence ATGGCCGGAACCACGGAATTCGCGACCGCGACGGGCAACGACTACGCGGAGCACGAGCGGACTTACGCCGCGGTCATGAAAATGTCCAAGGTCGGCACGGCGATGATCGTGCTGGTCGTGATCTCGCTGGCGATCGGCGGCGTCACGGGTCCGTGGTGGCTGTGCGGTCTCGGCATCGTGCTCTCGATCATCGGCGGCGTGATCGGCGCGGTGTCCCAGAAGGGCACCATCATCCCGATCGCGGTCGCGACGCTTGCGGTCGTGGCGCTCTGGTACGTCGTCTGA
- a CDS encoding Re/Si-specific NAD(P)(+) transhydrogenase subunit alpha, giving the protein MKIAVAKETDAAEPRVALTPDVVKKLKGLGADISIETSAGVASGVTDAAYEEAGATIAASRADALAGADVLLTVRRPSPENVAGLKPGALVIGTMDPYGQADAIAALATANVSTFAMELMPRITRAQVMDVLSSQANLAGYRAVIDAAAEFGRAMPQMMTAAGTVPPARAFVMGAGVAGLQAIATARRLGAVVSATDVRPAAKEQVASLGAKFVAVEDDEFKQAETAAGYAKPMSAEYQAKQAELVAAHIAKQDIVITTALIPGRPAPRLVTAAMVKSMKPGSVIVDLAVERGGNVEGAVAGQVVEIDGVKIVGHLNVPGRLAASSSALYAKNLSSFLETLISKETKELAVNWDDELVKATALTRDGAVIHPIAKPAEAN; this is encoded by the coding sequence ATGAAGATCGCAGTCGCGAAAGAAACCGACGCGGCGGAGCCGCGGGTCGCGCTGACGCCTGACGTCGTCAAGAAGCTGAAGGGCCTCGGGGCCGACATCAGCATCGAGACCAGCGCGGGCGTCGCCTCCGGCGTCACCGACGCCGCCTACGAGGAGGCCGGCGCCACAATCGCCGCCTCGCGCGCCGACGCCCTCGCCGGCGCCGACGTGCTGCTCACCGTGCGCCGCCCGTCGCCTGAGAACGTCGCGGGCCTGAAGCCCGGCGCGCTCGTCATCGGCACGATGGACCCCTACGGCCAGGCCGACGCGATCGCGGCGCTCGCCACCGCCAACGTCTCCACCTTCGCCATGGAGCTGATGCCCCGCATCACCCGCGCGCAGGTCATGGACGTGCTGTCGTCGCAGGCGAACCTGGCGGGCTACCGCGCCGTGATCGACGCCGCGGCCGAGTTCGGCCGCGCCATGCCCCAGATGATGACCGCCGCCGGCACCGTTCCGCCGGCCCGGGCCTTCGTCATGGGCGCGGGCGTCGCGGGCCTGCAGGCCATCGCGACCGCCCGCCGCCTCGGCGCCGTGGTGTCCGCGACCGACGTGCGTCCCGCCGCCAAGGAGCAGGTCGCTTCGCTCGGCGCCAAGTTCGTCGCCGTCGAGGACGACGAGTTCAAGCAGGCCGAGACGGCCGCGGGCTACGCCAAGCCGATGTCGGCCGAGTACCAGGCCAAGCAGGCCGAACTGGTGGCGGCCCACATCGCCAAGCAGGACATCGTCATCACCACCGCGCTGATCCCGGGCCGTCCGGCGCCGCGGCTGGTGACGGCGGCGATGGTCAAGTCGATGAAGCCGGGTTCGGTGATCGTCGACCTGGCGGTCGAGCGCGGCGGCAACGTCGAAGGCGCGGTCGCAGGCCAGGTCGTCGAGATCGACGGCGTCAAGATCGTCGGGCATCTCAACGTCCCCGGCCGTCTCGCCGCCTCGTCCTCGGCGCTCTACGCCAAGAACCTGTCGTCCTTCCTGGAGACCCTGATCTCCAAGGAGACCAAGGAGCTCGCCGTCAACTGGGACGATGAGCTCGTCAAGGCGACCGCGCTCACCCGCGACGGCGCCGTCATCCATCCGATTGCGAAACCGGCGGAGGCGAACTGA
- a CDS encoding proton-translocating transhydrogenase family protein, producing the protein MAVLSPEEAADRAQAAADAARDAAAAAQGYADQIADAAGAALHGASGGVIDPFVFRLAIFVLAVFVGYYVVWSVTPALHTPLMAVTNAISSVIVVGALLAVGVDLAGGSGPWWARGFGFVALVLASINIFGGFLVTQRMLGMYKKKG; encoded by the coding sequence ATGGCCGTCCTGTCTCCTGAAGAGGCCGCGGACCGCGCGCAGGCTGCGGCCGACGCCGCCCGTGACGCGGCGGCCGCCGCCCAGGGCTACGCCGACCAGATCGCCGACGCCGCGGGCGCGGCGCTCCATGGCGCGTCCGGCGGGGTCATCGACCCCTTTGTGTTCCGGCTCGCGATCTTCGTGCTGGCGGTGTTCGTCGGCTACTACGTGGTGTGGAGCGTGACGCCCGCGTTGCACACGCCGCTGATGGCGGTCACCAACGCCATCTCGTCCGTCATCGTCGTCGGCGCGCTGCTCGCGGTCGGCGTCGATCTCGCCGGCGGCTCCGGTCCGTGGTGGGCTCGCGGCTTCGGCTTCGTCGCCCTCGTGCTCGCCTCGATCAACATCTTCGGCGGGTTCCTCGTCACCCAGCGCATGCTCGGCATGTACAAGAAGAAGGGCTGA
- a CDS encoding NAD(P)(+) transhydrogenase (Re/Si-specific) subunit beta, whose translation MTDLVQILYLIAGVLFILSLQGLSSPATSRRGNAMGIAGMTLAILTTLFVSPPHGLGGWVLVIAGLGVGGAIGAVTAKRIAMTAMPQLVAAFHSLVGLAAVLVAAAALYAPDAFGIGLPGSIHGQSLVEMALGVAIGAITFTGSLIAFAKLDGRMSGKPIMLPMRHLINGGLAALIIVLAIIFVLTESHFVFWLIVLASLAFGFLIIIPIGGADMPVVVSMLNSYSGWAAAGIGFTLGNLALIITGALVGSSGAILSYIMCKGMNRSFISVILGGFGGDSAASGAAAGGGEQRPVKQGAAEDAAYIMKNASKVIIVPGYGMAVAQAQHALREMCEKLKEEGVEVKYAIHPVAGRMPGHMNVLLAEAQVPYDEVFELDEINSEFSGADVAFVIGANDVTNPAAKTDKTSAIYGMPILDVEKAGTVLFIKRGMAAGYAGVENELFFRDNTMMLFGDAKKMTESIVKSL comes from the coding sequence ATGACCGACCTCGTCCAGATCCTCTACCTCATCGCCGGCGTCCTCTTCATCCTGTCGCTGCAGGGGCTTTCGAGCCCGGCGACGTCGCGCCGCGGCAACGCCATGGGCATCGCGGGCATGACGCTCGCGATCCTGACCACCCTGTTTGTCTCGCCGCCCCATGGCCTCGGCGGCTGGGTGCTCGTGATCGCCGGCCTCGGCGTCGGCGGCGCGATCGGCGCGGTGACCGCGAAGCGCATCGCCATGACCGCGATGCCGCAGCTTGTCGCCGCGTTCCACTCGCTCGTCGGCCTCGCCGCCGTGCTGGTGGCGGCCGCGGCGCTCTATGCGCCCGACGCTTTCGGTATCGGGCTCCCGGGCTCGATCCATGGCCAGTCGCTGGTGGAGATGGCGCTCGGCGTCGCGATCGGCGCGATCACCTTCACGGGTTCGCTGATCGCCTTCGCCAAGCTCGACGGACGCATGTCCGGCAAGCCGATCATGCTGCCCATGCGGCACCTGATCAACGGCGGCCTCGCCGCCCTGATCATCGTCCTGGCGATCATCTTCGTCCTGACCGAGAGCCACTTCGTGTTCTGGCTCATCGTGCTGGCCTCGCTCGCCTTCGGCTTCCTGATCATCATCCCGATCGGCGGCGCGGACATGCCCGTCGTCGTCTCGATGCTGAACAGCTACTCCGGCTGGGCCGCGGCCGGCATCGGCTTCACGCTCGGCAACCTCGCGCTGATCATCACCGGCGCGCTGGTCGGCTCGTCGGGCGCGATCCTGTCCTACATCATGTGCAAGGGCATGAACCGGAGCTTCATCTCCGTCATCCTCGGCGGCTTCGGCGGCGACAGCGCGGCTTCGGGGGCCGCGGCCGGCGGGGGCGAACAGCGCCCGGTGAAGCAGGGCGCGGCCGAGGACGCGGCCTACATCATGAAGAACGCGTCCAAGGTCATCATCGTGCCGGGCTACGGCATGGCGGTGGCCCAGGCCCAGCACGCGCTGCGCGAGATGTGCGAAAAGCTCAAGGAGGAGGGCGTCGAGGTCAAGTACGCCATCCATCCGGTCGCGGGCCGTATGCCGGGCCACATGAACGTGCTGCTGGCGGAAGCCCAGGTGCCCTACGACGAGGTGTTCGAACTCGACGAGATCAACTCGGAGTTCTCGGGCGCGGACGTCGCCTTCGTCATCGGCGCGAACGACGTCACCAACCCGGCCGCCAAGACCGACAAGACCTCGGCGATCTACGGCATGCCGATCCTCGACGTCGAGAAGGCCGGCACAGTGCTCTTCATCAAGCGCGGCATGGCGGCGGGCTACGCCGGCGTCGAGAACGAGCTGTTCTTCCGCGACAACACCATGATGCTGTTCGGCGACGCGAAGAAGATGACCGAGAGCATCGTCAAGAGCCTCTGA
- a CDS encoding 2,3-bisphosphoglycerate-dependent phosphoglycerate mutase, whose translation MTTPMITDLSRSLVLIRHGQSEDNEQDLFSGLRDPALTARGEEEARAAGRQLGRLGFRFTHAFTSVLQRAGQTMELILAELGQSDLPVVRNSALNERDYGALAGLNKTQARERFGPERVRIWRKSYDAVPQGGESLAMTAARVWPFYGRAIAPAVRAGGCVLLVGHGNALRSMLMRLDGIDPETIEDVNIGTAQILIYTLAEDGERLVKARLPSGDLAEGPPAA comes from the coding sequence ATGACGACCCCGATGATCACCGATCTTTCTCGCAGTCTCGTCCTCATCCGGCATGGGCAGAGCGAGGACAACGAACAGGACCTGTTTTCGGGTCTTCGCGATCCCGCGCTCACCGCCCGCGGCGAGGAGGAGGCGCGCGCCGCGGGGCGGCAGCTCGGGCGGCTGGGGTTCCGCTTCACGCACGCCTTCACCAGCGTGCTGCAGCGGGCCGGCCAGACGATGGAGCTGATCCTCGCAGAGCTCGGCCAGTCCGACCTGCCGGTGGTTCGGAACTCCGCGCTGAACGAGCGCGACTACGGCGCGCTCGCGGGCCTCAACAAGACGCAGGCGCGCGAGCGCTTCGGGCCTGAGCGGGTCAGGATTTGGCGCAAGTCCTACGACGCGGTTCCGCAGGGCGGGGAGAGCCTCGCCATGACGGCCGCGCGCGTCTGGCCCTTCTATGGGCGCGCGATCGCCCCGGCCGTCCGCGCCGGAGGCTGCGTGCTGCTGGTGGGGCACGGCAACGCGCTGCGCTCGATGCTCATGCGGCTCGACGGCATCGATCCGGAGACGATCGAAGACGTGAATATCGGGACCGCGCAGATCCTGATCTACACGCTGGCCGAGGACGGCGAGCGGCTCGTCAAGGCGCGCCTGCCGTCAGGCGATCTCGCCGAAGGTCCGCCGGCGGCCTGA
- a CDS encoding DUF4239 domain-containing protein gives MIEHLVALATFLGLVLASFGCLAFHPRLPERHRNEETHNVVRLTANIFVVMTSLVLGLLINSSKTAFDAIDHNVHAFATELILLDRTLRAYGPETADARARLAVYVERAIEGTWPTTDAAPVVEDVAAEKLLDDVGAALRDLHPADDERAALKIEWRQRFQKVIELRWALIEHWDGTVPAPLLAVLTAWLTLIFASFSYRAPANAVVISTLVVGAALISSALFLILDMDSPFTGSIRVSPSAMETALAHIRR, from the coding sequence ATGATCGAGCACCTTGTCGCCCTGGCGACCTTTCTCGGCCTCGTCCTCGCCTCGTTCGGCTGCCTGGCCTTCCATCCGCGCCTGCCGGAGCGCCACCGGAACGAGGAGACGCACAACGTGGTGCGGCTCACCGCGAACATCTTCGTGGTGATGACGTCGCTGGTGCTCGGCCTCCTCATCAACTCGTCGAAGACGGCGTTCGACGCCATCGACCACAACGTCCACGCCTTCGCGACCGAGCTCATCCTGCTCGACCGCACCTTGCGGGCCTATGGGCCGGAGACGGCGGACGCCCGCGCAAGGCTCGCGGTCTACGTCGAGCGCGCGATTGAAGGCACGTGGCCCACCACCGACGCGGCGCCGGTGGTCGAGGACGTTGCGGCCGAGAAGCTGCTGGACGACGTCGGCGCGGCGCTGCGCGACCTCCACCCGGCCGACGACGAGCGCGCCGCGTTGAAGATCGAATGGCGGCAGCGCTTCCAGAAGGTCATCGAGCTGCGCTGGGCCCTGATCGAGCATTGGGACGGCACGGTGCCGGCCCCGCTGCTCGCGGTGCTGACGGCGTGGCTGACGCTGATCTTCGCAAGCTTCAGCTACCGCGCCCCGGCGAACGCCGTCGTGATCTCGACGCTCGTGGTCGGCGCCGCGCTGATCTCCAGCGCGTTGTTTCTCATCCTCGACATGGACTCGCCGTTCACCGGTTCGATCCGCGTGTCGCCGAGCGCGATGGAGACGGCGCTCGCGCACATCCGGCGGTAA